Proteins encoded within one genomic window of Perognathus longimembris pacificus isolate PPM17 chromosome 28, ASM2315922v1, whole genome shotgun sequence:
- the LOC125342963 gene encoding olfactory receptor 1052-like: protein MENSSIETGFILLGMTDNPQLAVLLFGIFFIVYVVTVLGNLGLVVLIRVSPRLHTPMYFFLSNLSFLDFCFSSITTPKTLESLLSQLQGISFFACVTQMSLFIIFASAECNVLASMAYDRYTAICHPLVYHITMSRVHCLLLVVGCYLGGLVNMVAVTTSITQLSFCQPRVIPHFFCDISPLLALACSNPWLTQILVVGCGGFTLVTSIVVIFISYISILVTILGIPSSSGKQKAFSTCASHLTAVGLYYGTTMYTYLQPSRHGSQAGNQMVSVFYTMMIPMLNPLIYSLRNQEVKAALQKILRCNL, encoded by the coding sequence ATGGAGAATTCATCTATAGAGACTGGATTCATCCTTCTTGGTATGACAGATAACCCTCAGCTTGCAGTCCTGCTATTTGGAATCTTCTTTATTGTTTATGTGGTCACTGTACTGGGGAACCTAGGGTTGGTGGTCCTGATCAGAGTAAGCCCCCGCCTCCATActcccatgtactttttcctctcTAATCTGTCCTTCCTtgatttctgtttctcttccatTACAACCCCAAAGACTTTGGAAAGTTTATTATCTCAGCTGCAaggtatttctttctttgcatgtGTGACTCAAATGAGTCTGTTTATAATCTTTGCCTCTGCTGAATGCAATGTTTTGGCTTCTATGGCATATGACCGCTATACAGCCATCTGTCACCCACTGGTCTACCACATCACCATGTCAAGAGTCCATTGTCTCCTATTGGTAGTAGGATGCTACCTTGGTGGGTTAGTTAACATGGTTGCTGTAACTACTTCGATCACACAACTCTCATTCTGCCAACCACGTGTCATCCCACACTTCTTCTGTGATATTTCTCCACTGTTAGCACTGGCTTGTTCAAATCCCTGGCTCACACAGATCTTGGTTGTTGGATGTGGGGGATTCACCCTGGTTACTTCTATTGTGGTGATCTTTATATCCTACATATCTATACTTGTGACTATCCTGGGGATTCCCTCATCTTCTGGAAAACAgaaagccttctccacctgtgcTTCCCACTTGACTGCTGTTGGCCTATACTATGGAACAACTATGTACACTTATTTACAGCCCTCCCGACATGGCTCCCAGGCTGGAAATCAGATGGTCTCAGTGTTTTACACAATGATGATTCCCATGCTGAATCCTCTCATCTATAGTTTGAGAAATCAGGAAGTGAAAGCTGCCTTACAAAAAATATTGAGATGTAACCTCTGA